Proteins found in one Phocoena sinus isolate mPhoSin1 chromosome 5, mPhoSin1.pri, whole genome shotgun sequence genomic segment:
- the RAB33B gene encoding ras-related protein Rab-33B, with amino-acid sequence MASEMESSLEASFSSSGAMSGASGFLPPARSRIFKIIVIGDSNVGKTCLTYRFCAGRFPDRTEATIGVDFRERAVEIDGERIKIQLWDTAGQERFRKSMVQHYYRNVHAVVFVYDMTNMASFHSLPSWIEECKQHLLASDIPRILVGNKCDLRSAIQVPTDLAQKFADTYSMPLFETSAKNPNDNDHVEAIFMTLAHKLKSHKPLMLSQPPDNGITLKPEPKPAVTCWC; translated from the exons ATGGCTTCGGAGATGGAGTCGTCGCTCGAGGCGAGCTTCTCATCCAGCGGTGCGATGTCAGGGGCCTCAGGGTTTCTGCCTCCGGCTCGCTCCCGCATCTTCAAGATCATCGTGATTGGCGACTCCAATGTGGGCAAGACGTGCCTGACCTACCGCTTCTGCGCCGGCCGCTTCCCCGACCGCACCGAGGCTACTATCGGGGTGGATTTCCGAGAACGAGCGGTGGAGATTGATGGGGAGCGTATCAAG ATCCAGTTATGGGACACAGCAGGACAAGAACGATTCAGAAAGAGCATGGTCCAGCACTACTACAGAAATGTACATGCTGTTGTCTTCGTGTATGATATGACCAACATGGCGAGTTTTCATAGCCTGCCATCTTGGATAGAAGAATGCAAACAGCATTTGCTAGCCAGCGACATACCACGGATTCTTGTTGGAAATAAATGTGACTTGAGGAGTGCCATTCAGGTACCCACAGACTTGGCACAAAAATTTGCCGACACGTACAGTATGCCTTTGTTTGAAACCTCTGCTAAAAACCCCAATGATAATGACCATGTGGAAGCTATATTTATGACCTTGGCTCATAAGCTGAAGAGCCATAAGCCGTTAATGCTTAGTCAACCCCCTGATAACGGAATTACCCTGAAGCCTGAACCAAAGCCTGCAGTGACGTGCTGGTGCTAA